The window CAAAATCTCGCTTAATCCATTAATCCACTCGTTGCGCGGCAAAGTCTCAAGAAAGGAGATATCTGCAATGACACCGGCGGGCTGATAAAAAGAGCCGATCAGATTTTTCCCGATCTGATGGTTGATTCCCGTTTTTCCCCCGATGGAACTGTCGACCATGGCAAGCAGGGTGGTTGGAATGTGGTAGAGCGGTACACCGCGCAATGCCGTCGCAGCCGCAAAACCTCCCAGATCGCCGGTCACGCCCCCGCCTATTACAAGCACCGGTGAATTCCTGCGGACTTTATTTTCAAGCAGGAAATCAACAACCCTCTTCCATTCGGAGAACGACTTGCTGCTTTCGCCGGCGGGAACAATAAACGTTGAAAAATTTTCAGATCGGTTTTCAATAATACCGCGAAGGCGTTCTCCATGAAGACGGTGCACGTTTTCATCGATAATTACAAACAGGTTCCGGCAATCGTGACGGCTGCAAATGTCAGACAAAGCACGGCTGAGAATGCCATTGCCTGCTGAGTAAATGTATGTGCCCGTGCGGGTATTAACTTCGATGTCTCTGTTCATAAAAAGCCAGTTTGTCAACGATCACTGCTGCGATTTTGGGCGGTGTAAGATCCCCGGTTTTAATTGTTAGATGCGCCTGCGAATAATACGGGATTCTTTGCTCCATTAATGAACTGATTTTATCGAACAGATCACTCTTTTCCGCACTATTTTCGGCAATCATGGGACGTCCGTCTTTACGGTGTAGCCGTTCTGCGATGTCATCAATCGGAGTCTGGATAAAAACCAGCCAGCCGTTCAGCTTAATGTGATCGGTTAGGTGCTGGTTTTGCAGAGATCCGCCTCCAAGGGCAATCACTCCGGAAAGACTTGCAGTAACATCAAGAATGGTTTCTCGTTCAATTTTACGGAATGCTTCTTCACCTTCTGTTTTGAAAATCTCCGGTATGGAATTTCCGGTTCTTTGTTCTATTAATCTGTCCAGATCATGAAAGGAAACATTCAGAAGTTTTGCGAGCTCCTTTCCAACGGTTGTCTTGCCTGAACCCATCATACCGCACAGGAAGACAGCTTGTTTAATTGGTTTAATGT of the Rhodohalobacter mucosus genome contains:
- a CDS encoding shikimate kinase, which gives rise to MNVNIKPIKQAVFLCGMMGSGKTTVGKELAKLLNVSFHDLDRLIEQRTGNSIPEIFKTEGEEAFRKIERETILDVTASLSGVIALGGGSLQNQHLTDHIKLNGWLVFIQTPIDDIAERLHRKDGRPMIAENSAEKSDLFDKISSLMEQRIPYYSQAHLTIKTGDLTPPKIAAVIVDKLAFYEQRHRS
- the aroB gene encoding 3-dehydroquinate synthase, coding for MNRDIEVNTRTGTYIYSAGNGILSRALSDICSRHDCRNLFVIIDENVHRLHGERLRGIIENRSENFSTFIVPAGESSKSFSEWKRVVDFLLENKVRRNSPVLVIGGGVTGDLGGFAAATALRGVPLYHIPTTLLAMVDSSIGGKTGINHQIGKNLIGSFYQPAGVIADISFLETLPRNEWINGLSEILKYAAISDDEIFRQTGFFLDSSLPYYEHDHDDLISLICTCAEVKIDIVEKDEHERGVRAFLNFGHTFGHALEKECGYKTISHGEAVYLGMLAAQKLSLLTGGDAAGDKLEKYGSLYSYRVDKDALSYERLVAHMKADKKNKNRDIHFVLLDSWQHPVVKTVNKESYLKESWDVVFDRL